A window from Falsibacillus albus encodes these proteins:
- a CDS encoding cation:proton antiporter yields the protein MHKLDPHYVFELGLLLVMLAAGITAVAKKFRQPYPIALVIVGAVIGTFDIPGLESLKLFITKGEIFNFVVITLFLPALLGEAALKLPYPHLKNNKEPIAALAFGGTLISFLIIGFSIHYLFDFPIPASFVFAALMSATDPVSVLSIFKSLGVKKRLAIVVEGESLFNDGLAVVLFNISAFYLLSYIDAGWAGLGNGIWEFIKVISLGLMVGGGLGYAFSILTKFYDDYPLEIMFSVILFYGSFLLAESLHASGVIAVVTAAIIFGNFGARIGMSPTTKLNISNFWDVAALLANSLVFLMVGLEITRINLMDKWGLIVGAIVLVLIARTIAVYSSLAFIKSFPTKWKHIINWGGLKGSLSIALVLSLPHDFEGREDILILAFSVVLFSLVVQGLSIKPLIGKLGIKQKSEAMIEYEELLAQLHRYETAIQEIHRIKQKLFITEHVSTELIETYEKRIDMVKAQLTHIFETNPEFKEDQLSTLQKHVLYAEHEAIDKLLREDIISNEVAEKEHEDVTDSIVKIGEKH from the coding sequence TTGCACAAACTTGATCCACATTATGTGTTTGAACTTGGACTATTATTAGTGATGCTGGCAGCTGGAATAACTGCTGTAGCCAAGAAATTTCGCCAGCCCTATCCCATAGCATTGGTGATTGTCGGTGCGGTCATTGGGACGTTTGATATCCCGGGTCTGGAATCATTAAAGCTTTTTATTACAAAAGGGGAAATTTTTAATTTCGTCGTGATTACATTATTTCTACCTGCATTATTAGGTGAAGCCGCTCTGAAACTCCCTTATCCACATTTAAAGAATAATAAAGAACCAATTGCTGCGCTGGCTTTCGGAGGAACTTTAATATCATTTCTAATCATCGGGTTTTCCATCCATTATCTTTTCGACTTTCCGATCCCAGCTTCATTTGTCTTTGCTGCTCTGATGAGCGCAACCGATCCGGTCAGTGTTCTTTCGATTTTCAAAAGTTTGGGTGTGAAAAAAAGATTGGCCATAGTCGTTGAAGGGGAAAGTCTTTTCAATGATGGTTTGGCGGTTGTACTGTTCAACATTTCTGCCTTTTACCTTCTTTCGTACATCGATGCAGGATGGGCTGGGCTTGGGAACGGGATTTGGGAATTCATAAAGGTCATCTCCCTCGGCTTGATGGTTGGTGGAGGTTTAGGTTATGCATTTTCCATATTGACTAAGTTCTATGATGACTATCCTTTGGAAATCATGTTCAGCGTCATTTTGTTTTATGGATCTTTCCTGCTGGCAGAAAGCCTGCATGCATCAGGGGTAATCGCTGTAGTCACTGCTGCCATCATCTTTGGAAATTTCGGTGCACGAATCGGGATGAGCCCTACTACCAAATTGAACATAAGCAACTTCTGGGATGTTGCTGCATTGTTGGCCAATTCGCTTGTATTCTTGATGGTCGGACTGGAAATTACAAGGATTAATCTCATGGATAAATGGGGATTGATCGTAGGGGCGATTGTCCTCGTTTTGATTGCCAGGACCATTGCAGTATACTCAAGTCTGGCTTTCATCAAAAGCTTTCCGACTAAATGGAAGCACATCATCAACTGGGGTGGATTGAAGGGCTCTTTATCCATCGCCCTTGTATTAAGTTTGCCGCATGATTTTGAAGGAAGAGAAGATATCCTGATTTTGGCATTCAGTGTGGTCCTGTTCTCCCTTGTGGTGCAGGGGCTATCCATCAAACCATTGATCGGCAAGCTCGGGATCAAGCAAAAGAGTGAGGCCATGATCGAGTATGAAGAGCTGCTGGCACAGCTGCACCGGTATGAAACAGCCATACAGGAAATACACCGGATCAAGCAAAAGCTGTTTATCACTGAGCACGTCTCAACAGAATTAATTGAAACATATGAAAAGAGAATCGACATGGTCAAAGCTCAGCTGACCCATATATTTGAAACGAATCCGGAATTTAAAGAAGATCAATTATCAACTTTGCAAAAGCACGTTCTATATGCCGAGCACGAAGCAATTGATAAATTATTGCGTGAGGACATCATTTCAAATGAAGTGGCTGAAAAAGAGCATGAAGATGTGACTGATTCAATCGTCAAAATTGGAGAAAAGCACTAA
- a CDS encoding 5-bromo-4-chloroindolyl phosphate hydrolysis family protein, producing MKSFMRYIIRSCISTLSGIFIWLLSFFSWNIPFSLTSVLAISSSIAIYFIIKWMQTANIHKQYGLDRKEYAYIRQQLKESKQKIKKLNKSIFQLKSISAFRQFYETQKLSKQIFHTVKLKPQLFFSCEQFFYQHLDSAVEITEKYAALSANGLNDPSFRKTMGEAKEALSLINQSLNDDLIKLHSGDLHDLQVEIEYVKQKHW from the coding sequence ATGAAATCTTTCATGCGCTATATCATAAGAAGCTGCATTTCAACTCTATCCGGGATCTTTATTTGGCTTTTGAGCTTTTTTTCATGGAATATCCCATTTTCCCTTACTAGCGTTCTTGCAATAAGTTCTTCAATCGCCATTTACTTCATCATCAAGTGGATGCAAACAGCCAATATCCATAAGCAATATGGCCTCGACCGTAAAGAGTATGCATACATACGGCAACAATTAAAAGAATCCAAACAAAAAATAAAGAAGCTGAATAAATCAATATTTCAATTAAAATCCATTTCTGCCTTTAGACAGTTCTATGAAACCCAAAAATTATCCAAACAAATATTTCATACTGTAAAACTAAAACCTCAATTGTTTTTTTCCTGTGAGCAATTTTTTTATCAGCATCTCGATTCGGCTGTTGAAATCACAGAAAAATATGCTGCACTATCTGCCAATGGCTTAAATGATCCATCCTTTCGCAAAACGATGGGCGAAGCCAAGGAGGCTTTGAGCTTAATCAATCAATCATTGAATGATGATTTAATCAAGCTCCATTCGGGTGACCTCCATGACCTTCAGGTGGAAATCGAGTACGTAAAACAAAAACATTGGTGA
- a CDS encoding AbrB/MazE/SpoVT family DNA-binding domain-containing protein produces MTKLYKCKDFNKTGYVKLPRRWLDEFDLKPGNQAEIFYYDGSIIIKSPDNPTVHNIRMVSEKGAVLIPKEIQNLIGLSPLSEYCILVDEDHERFVITIFDEKGGNP; encoded by the coding sequence ATGACTAAACTGTATAAATGCAAAGACTTCAATAAAACGGGGTATGTCAAGCTGCCACGCAGATGGCTGGATGAATTCGACCTGAAACCCGGGAACCAGGCTGAAATATTTTATTATGACGGTTCAATCATCATCAAAAGCCCTGACAATCCTACAGTGCATAATATAAGGATGGTATCTGAAAAAGGAGCCGTCCTCATACCAAAAGAAATCCAAAACCTTATCGGCCTTTCCCCTTTAAGTGAATATTGTATTTTGGTTGACGAAGACCATGAACGATTTGTCATTACCATTTTTGATGAGAAAGGAGGAAATCCATAA
- a CDS encoding alpha/beta fold hydrolase produces the protein MAEFKLNDDTILFYTDSGTGTPIIFIHGVWMSSKFFQKQIPFFEKQFRTITIDLRGHGKSSKVPSGHTVSSYAADLHSFINKLKLKEVILVGWSMGAFVVWEYLKSFGNQSVKGTVIVDELASDFKWSDFDIGAFDLPTLIHFMRQIQTNREQFVSEFIPLMFKEPLSSEDAKWMNEEVNKVPESIASAILFDQSIVDYRDFLPSIATPTLLCFGRDEKLIPVAAGEHLYHSIPGSVLQIFENSCHCPFLEEPDEFNRSVANFIKSL, from the coding sequence ATGGCGGAATTTAAGCTGAATGATGATACCATCCTTTTTTATACGGACAGTGGAACAGGCACTCCCATCATTTTCATTCACGGAGTTTGGATGAGCAGTAAGTTCTTCCAAAAGCAAATTCCTTTTTTTGAAAAGCAATTCCGGACAATCACGATTGATCTGCGGGGACACGGAAAGTCATCCAAAGTCCCCTCTGGACATACAGTTTCATCGTATGCCGCTGACCTCCACTCCTTTATAAACAAACTGAAATTAAAGGAAGTCATTCTAGTCGGGTGGTCGATGGGTGCTTTTGTTGTATGGGAATATTTAAAGTCTTTCGGAAACCAATCAGTCAAGGGCACAGTTATTGTCGATGAGTTAGCTTCGGATTTTAAATGGTCCGATTTTGATATCGGAGCGTTTGATTTACCTACGCTTATTCATTTTATGCGGCAAATCCAAACGAACAGAGAGCAGTTTGTTTCCGAATTCATCCCCCTGATGTTTAAGGAACCTTTATCGTCAGAGGATGCAAAGTGGATGAATGAAGAAGTGAATAAGGTGCCAGAATCCATCGCCAGTGCCATTTTATTCGATCAATCCATCGTCGACTATAGAGATTTTCTTCCGTCAATCGCCACCCCGACTCTTCTCTGTTTCGGACGGGACGAAAAACTGATTCCTGTAGCTGCCGGCGAACATCTTTATCATTCAATTCCGGGATCGGTTTTACAAATATTCGAAAACAGCTGCCATTGCCCTTTCTTGGAAGAACCAGATGAATTTAATCGATCTGTCGCCAATTTTATCAAATCCCTATAG
- a CDS encoding D-alanyl-D-alanine carboxypeptidase family protein gives MIRRWTMMIFALIFVLSNSYHTFAKDKDESLTIRSQAAAVLDSTTGTVLYQKNGNKKMYPASLTKIATAIYAIEKGKLDDKVTVSKNAASVDGTRVYLDEGEVVTLKHLLQGMLINSGNDAAIAVAEHIDGSVPKFAEHINAYLKKQIGVKHTHFVNPNGLYDPEHYTTANDLAKITNYAMKNETFRQIFGTKQLKWNGESWNTTLYTHHRMLKGEIPYKGITGGKTGFVNESGHTLATTAQSSNIHLTVITMDAIYKKNAYKDTKTLLDYGFSHFKTIKVPKGSMFTKGKKKYEANKDLFFTKNLSTSVKEEVEKNGLLKIVDKTGDVIDEFPLSEKKVHAAQGDLPHKGKKEDSDLHSSIMVSAVSIMLFFMTTLFIRKLIRKIKR, from the coding sequence ATGATTAGAAGATGGACAATGATGATTTTTGCATTGATTTTTGTTTTAAGCAATTCGTACCATACTTTTGCAAAGGACAAAGATGAATCTTTAACGATTAGAAGTCAAGCAGCAGCGGTATTGGACTCGACCACTGGTACAGTACTATATCAGAAAAACGGAAATAAAAAAATGTACCCGGCTAGTCTTACAAAGATTGCGACGGCGATATATGCAATTGAAAAAGGAAAGCTGGATGACAAGGTGACCGTGAGCAAAAACGCGGCTTCCGTTGATGGAACGCGGGTTTACTTAGATGAAGGAGAAGTTGTGACTTTGAAGCACCTCCTCCAAGGTATGCTGATCAACAGCGGAAATGATGCAGCAATTGCAGTTGCGGAACACATTGATGGAAGCGTTCCAAAATTTGCTGAACACATCAATGCGTATTTGAAAAAGCAGATTGGTGTCAAACACACTCATTTTGTAAATCCTAATGGACTTTATGATCCAGAACATTACACAACTGCAAATGATCTGGCCAAGATTACAAATTATGCAATGAAGAATGAAACGTTCCGCCAAATTTTTGGTACAAAACAGCTTAAGTGGAATGGAGAATCGTGGAATACAACCTTATATACCCATCATCGGATGCTCAAAGGTGAAATACCTTACAAGGGCATTACAGGAGGCAAGACGGGTTTTGTGAATGAGTCTGGCCACACTCTTGCCACGACAGCACAAAGTTCAAATATCCATTTGACGGTTATTACAATGGATGCCATATATAAAAAAAATGCATACAAGGATACGAAAACTCTCCTTGACTACGGGTTTTCCCACTTCAAAACGATTAAAGTCCCAAAAGGCAGTATGTTTACGAAAGGAAAGAAAAAATACGAAGCCAACAAGGATTTATTTTTCACAAAAAATTTAAGTACTTCTGTCAAAGAAGAAGTGGAGAAAAACGGACTATTAAAAATAGTGGATAAAACCGGGGATGTAATTGACGAATTCCCTTTATCAGAGAAGAAAGTGCATGCGGCACAAGGGGATCTTCCACACAAGGGTAAGAAAGAAGATTCTGATCTGCATTCTTCAATAATGGTCAGTGCGGTGTCAATTATGTTATTCTTCATGACCACGCTTTTCATCAGGAAACTCATCAGGAAAATAAAACGCTGA
- a CDS encoding acylphosphatase, whose protein sequence is MIKSANIFVTGKVQGVGFRFTVQKIAMENGLYGWVKNLGDGSVEVFVQGDEKVIYPFIDKLKDNPTPFSKVRDVQWTWKATEKEFSSFDILY, encoded by the coding sequence TTGATCAAAAGCGCTAATATTTTTGTAACGGGCAAAGTACAGGGTGTCGGTTTCCGGTTCACTGTCCAAAAAATCGCCATGGAAAATGGTTTATACGGGTGGGTCAAGAACCTGGGAGATGGATCAGTGGAAGTTTTCGTACAAGGTGATGAGAAAGTCATCTATCCTTTCATCGACAAACTGAAGGATAACCCCACTCCCTTTTCAAAGGTAAGGGATGTACAATGGACATGGAAGGCAACAGAAAAAGAATTTTCATCTTTTGATATTTTATATTAG
- a CDS encoding cupredoxin domain-containing protein, producing the protein MNFIVIKKKNIVAILLLFLAIIGAAAWFTLKPDSVETIVDADKGVRTINMITAEFKSTTKDGKMIEAYRWDPGTIVLQKNEKVNLKIYGVNGDEHPFYIEGTNIKGTVKKGKETIVPLKFTKEGVYRIICNMHEDYAHQGPMIGYIVVD; encoded by the coding sequence TTGAATTTCATTGTCATCAAAAAGAAGAATATTGTCGCAATTCTATTATTATTCTTGGCGATCATCGGTGCCGCAGCATGGTTTACTTTAAAGCCTGATAGTGTGGAAACCATAGTAGATGCTGATAAAGGGGTTCGTACGATCAATATGATCACTGCAGAATTTAAATCTACGACGAAGGATGGTAAGATGATCGAGGCATACAGATGGGATCCCGGTACGATCGTCCTGCAAAAAAATGAAAAGGTCAATCTGAAAATATATGGGGTCAATGGTGATGAACACCCTTTTTATATTGAAGGTACTAACATTAAAGGGACTGTGAAGAAAGGAAAAGAAACAATAGTACCATTAAAATTCACGAAAGAAGGCGTATATCGCATCATCTGTAATATGCACGAAGATTATGCCCATCAAGGGCCGATGATTGGCTATATTGTTGTTGATTAA
- a CDS encoding pyruvate kinase → MSVYQNQNVVNRLKLARWLQVIYEETIENEGNCLNEIDFSIRNLYAYLKLRRLRLHHLESKMLSEGLGSFKQSEEHVEHFLQKSIENLTNRPIGSEGRYDWWKATRLRKERATCLFGAYDSEKTVKKMVTMDMNMSNETIERLLKCGMDLARINCSHDSPGEWIKMIYKIKQIEAAIGNDGCQIFMDLPGPKIRVKNILYNPYTTKVSVNSDEAKQGMVAERKMNDVEDVKASFMIEIKGRDHFQSIEGNEVLEIKQGNEQKAKLNIIKVLDDHSLLVETHESFEVNQNCKLFIGNTGIDITNVQLDPMQMRLKKGYKVRIYLDENNFKRIRGNSQCACISVSHPKALRNVRLKDRVYFDDGQVEGKVMRITPDFIELLILTPSEKAKKIKAGKGVNFPDSFVHLMMPNLTNQDLKYLPVIIEHADIIGLSFVNHPQDVKKLKDILEDYGRTDIGIVAKIETKEGVNQLSSILEEGLQYPKFGVMIARGDLAVEIGFQTMISIQQHIISMCNAAHVPVIWATEVLELLTKKGQPSRSEISDVFLGSKSDCIMLNKGPYISESLKMLDMLLQGEITSNVFYRSDTRNFFQSQFEIMNIRRTT, encoded by the coding sequence ATGTCCGTATATCAAAACCAAAATGTGGTTAATAGATTGAAATTAGCAAGATGGCTTCAAGTAATATACGAAGAGACGATAGAGAATGAAGGAAATTGTTTGAATGAGATAGATTTCAGCATTCGTAATTTGTATGCGTACCTAAAGCTGAGAAGGTTACGGCTGCATCATCTGGAATCAAAGATGCTATCGGAAGGCCTCGGGTCATTCAAACAGTCAGAAGAACACGTAGAGCACTTTTTACAAAAGAGCATCGAAAATTTAACAAACCGTCCTATCGGAAGCGAAGGAAGATATGACTGGTGGAAAGCCACGCGGTTAAGAAAGGAAAGGGCAACATGCCTATTCGGTGCATACGATTCGGAGAAAACAGTAAAAAAAATGGTCACCATGGATATGAATATGAGTAATGAAACAATTGAGAGGCTTCTCAAGTGCGGGATGGATTTGGCAAGGATTAATTGCTCCCACGACAGTCCAGGAGAATGGATCAAAATGATATATAAAATCAAACAGATTGAGGCTGCCATCGGCAATGATGGATGTCAAATATTCATGGATCTCCCTGGGCCAAAGATTCGTGTAAAAAATATATTATATAATCCATATACGACGAAGGTTTCCGTCAATTCTGATGAAGCCAAGCAAGGAATGGTGGCAGAAAGGAAGATGAACGATGTCGAGGATGTCAAAGCAAGTTTTATGATAGAAATCAAGGGAAGGGACCATTTTCAATCGATTGAAGGAAATGAAGTGCTGGAAATTAAACAAGGGAATGAACAGAAAGCTAAACTGAACATTATTAAGGTATTGGATGACCACAGCTTATTGGTTGAAACGCATGAGTCATTCGAAGTCAACCAGAATTGTAAGCTGTTTATCGGAAACACTGGAATTGATATTACAAATGTACAACTTGATCCGATGCAGATGAGACTGAAAAAAGGGTATAAAGTAAGAATTTATCTAGATGAAAACAATTTCAAACGAATCAGGGGAAACAGCCAATGCGCTTGTATTTCTGTTTCACATCCAAAGGCATTGAGAAATGTGAGGCTGAAAGACAGGGTCTACTTTGATGATGGCCAAGTCGAGGGAAAGGTGATGCGCATAACCCCTGATTTTATTGAGCTTTTGATTCTCACTCCGTCTGAAAAGGCAAAAAAGATAAAGGCTGGAAAGGGAGTGAACTTTCCCGATTCCTTTGTTCATTTAATGATGCCGAATTTGACGAATCAAGATCTAAAATACCTGCCTGTCATCATTGAACATGCAGATATCATCGGGTTATCTTTTGTCAATCATCCTCAAGACGTAAAAAAGCTAAAGGATATACTTGAAGATTATGGGAGAACCGATATTGGCATCGTCGCAAAAATTGAAACGAAGGAAGGTGTCAATCAACTTTCCAGCATTTTGGAGGAAGGTCTTCAATATCCAAAATTCGGTGTTATGATTGCCAGGGGTGATCTAGCAGTCGAAATCGGCTTTCAAACGATGATTTCAATTCAGCAGCATATTATCAGTATGTGCAACGCTGCACATGTGCCTGTGATTTGGGCAACAGAAGTACTGGAGCTGTTAACCAAAAAAGGTCAGCCAAGCAGGTCTGAAATCTCAGATGTCTTTTTAGGGAGCAAATCAGATTGCATCATGTTAAATAAAGGACCTTATATTTCAGAGTCATTAAAGATGCTCGATATGCTCCTTCAAGGCGAAATAACATCCAATGTCTTTTATCGCAGCGATACCCGCAATTTTTTTCAATCGCAGTTTGAAATAATGAATATAAGGAGAACTACTTAA